GTTTAGCCTATATAGCTATAGCTTTTACTATCTTAATGTTAGCAGTAACGGGTCTTATAAAAACATATAAAAATTTATTAGGATTTGACATATCAAATGAGCTGTATTTTTGGGCTGCACAGCTTCATAACCTTGGTATGGTTATGATAATACTGCTGATAATAGCTCATTTAATGGCCTTTATACCAAAGGCAAATAGAAAGCTTTTGCCATCTATGTTTAGCGGAAAAGTGGATGCAAAATACACTATCCAAAGACATAGCTTGTGGAAAGATGGAGTAGATGAAGCTAAAAAATTAAATTTGAAAGAGGAAAAAGATGGGTAGATTAGCAAATTTCCATATAATGTTTTTTGCTGTTATTATGGGGCTTGGCGGATTTGGAATGGCTTATAAAAAGCTAAATGAGATTATGAAATTTGATGATGTTGGTTTTGTAGTATTTAGGGTTTTTGTGAGTGCGATTTTTATATTGATAGTATTTTTTTACATATTAAAAATATTTACAAATTTAGATAAAGTCAAAGAAGAGCTCTCTCATCCTATAAAGATAAATTTCTTCGCCACAGTGCCTATTTCAATGCTTATTTTAGCGAGTTTATGGCAAGATGTTAAGTTTGTTTATGAGATTTTATTTTATATCGGAGTTGTTTTTCAGACATATTTTACATTTTATGTGATTTCATTTTGGATAAATAAAAATTTAGAGATAAAGCACTCAAACCCAGCGTGGTTTATCCCGATTGTTGGTAACTTAATAATCATCGTTGGTGCTAAAGAAATTGCTTCTTGGATGTGGTTTTATTTTAGTGTGGCAATGTTTTTTTGGGTTGTGTTGTTTTCGTTGGTATTTTATAGGATTTTATTTCATGATCAGCTTCCAAGTAAATTTATGCCAACGCTTTTTATTATGATAGCTCCTCCTGCTGTTGGATTTTTAGATTATATAAAGCTTACAAATAGCTTTGATTTAGTAGCTATTTTTCTTTTAAATTTGGCTATGTTTTTTACTTTTCTTGTGATTTTTATGTATAAAAATTTCTTTAATCTTAAATTTTTTATTTCGTGGTGGGCATTTACATTTCCAACAGCTGCTGTAAGTATAGCTTGTTTTAAAGCGTATGAGATAACAAATAGTATCTTCTTTTTAAATTTAGCAAATTTGATTTTTATTTTGCTTGTGGCTATGATAGTATTTATTAGCTATCACACTATTAAAAATATTGTAAATCAAAATATATGTATGCCAGAGTAGTATTTAAACAATTTCAAAGTAAATAAAAGATATAATTAGCTCCTTTTAATAAAAATTAATAAAGGTAAATTGTGTTTGAACTTATAGGCGAATCGCTGAAATCGGCTGTAAATAAACTTAAATTTGTTGATGATGAGAAGGCTTTGAAAAATGCGTTAGAGACGCTTAAAAAGTCGCTATTAAAAGCTGATGTTTATCATAAGGTTACTAAGGAGCTAGTATCTCTTGTAGAATCTGATATGAAAAAGGGTGCTATAGGTCAAAAACAATTTTTAGATAGTATAAAATCAAATTTAATTAATATTCTAACCGCTCCAAATGATGGAAATAAGAGCAGTGGCTTTGTCTTTGCCTCTAATCCTCCAACTATTGTATTAATGGCGGGTTTGCAAGGCGGCGGAAAAACTACAACTACTATTAAACTTGCAAATTATCTAAAATCAAGAAAAAAGCGTGTATTGGTCGCTGCTGCCGACTTACAGCGTCTAGCAGCGGTTGAGCAGCTTAGACAGCTTTGTAGTGCTAATGAGATTGAATTATTTAGCATAGATGGAGATAATAACCCAGTAAATGTAGCCAAAGAAGCACTCAAAAAAGCAAAAGATGGTCTTTATGATGTGCTTTTAGTCGATACTGCTGGGCGACTAGCGATTGATGAGGCTTTGATGAATGAGCTAAAAGAGATTAAATCAGCCTTAAATCCGCACGAAATATTCTATGTAGCTGATGCGATGAGTGGTCAAGATGGTGTTCGCACAGCAGCTAGTTTTAATGAAGCTCTTGGTATAACAGGGGTGATTTTAAGCAAATTTGATGCTGATACTAAAGGCGGAGTGGCGATAGGCATAGCTCATCAAGTTGGGATTCCACTTAGATTTGTAGGTGTTGGTGAGAAAGTGGCTGATCTTGAGAGTTTTATCCCTGATAGGATTGTAGGTAGAATTTTAGGCGAGGGCGACCTTGCTACCTTAGCTGAAAAAGCATCAACAATAATTGATGAAAAAGAGGCTAAAAAGCTAAACAAAAAGATCAAAAAAGGTGAATTTAACTTCAATGACTTTATCACTCAGCTTGAGAGTGTAAAAAAGCTTGGTAGTATGAAGAGTCTAATAGGCATGATACCAGGACTTGGAAATATGGCTAATCAATTAAAAGATATAGATTTGGATAATTCAGATCAGATCAAACATATCAAAGCTATGATAAACTCAATGACGCCAAAAGAGAGAGAGAATCCAGATCTTTTAAACAACGCTAGAAAACGCAGAATAGCAGCTGGTGCGGGACTAGATCAGATAAGTGTTAATAGATTTTTAAAGCAATTTAGTAGTGCAGCCAAACTTGCTAAGAAATTCTCTAATAAAGATAGTATGAAAGGTTTTGCATCTATGATGGCAAACGCAAATCGCCCTAGATAATTTAGGGCTTACTTATGGCTATAAATTTAGCTATAATTAAGCCTTAATCAAAAAATAATTAGGAGAAAATAATGGCAACAGTAGTTAGACTAACAAGAATGGGACGCAAAAAAAGACCATTTTATCGTATTGTGGTAACTGATAGTAGAAAAAGAAGAGATAGTGGCTGGATAGAGAGTATTGGATACTATAATCCTATGGTAGAACCAGAAGTAATTAAATTTGATGCCCAAAGACTTGCGTATTGGAAAAGCGTAGGTGCTAAACTTAGCGATAGAGTCGCTCAAATAACAAAATAATGGTTGAAGAATTTTTAAAAGAGTATGCAAAACTCATAGCAGATTGCCCTGAACTTATCAAAGTAGAAAGAGTTAGTTTGGGTGAAAATTTTGATGAAATTATTGTACATGCAAGCAAAGCTGATACCGGAAGGCTTATCGGTAAAGACGGCAAGATGATAAATGCTATTAAGACAGTAATTATTGGTTGCAAAGCGAAAGACCCAACCTCATATAGAATTACGGTAAAAGCTATTGAAGAGTGATTTTGTAGAGGTTTGCGTACTTGGAAAAACTGTTGGTTTAAAAGGAGCTGTGAAGCTCCATAACCGCAGCGACTTTCCAGAGCAATTTAAAAAAGATGCTAAATTTTATGATAAAAAAGGTAAAGAATTTATCATAAAAAGCTTTGATAAGACAAATTCTCTCGTGGTATTTCAAAATTATGAAGATATAGAACTAGCCAAAAGTTTGGTAAATACTGTTTTGTATAGGACTATAGAAGATACAAAGCGTTTTTGTAAATTAAAACAAGATGAGTTTTTTTACTTTGATATTATAGGTTGTTTTGTATATGAAGATGATACCTTACTCGGTGAAATTTTGGATATCATAGAAGTTGGTAGCGGATTTTTATTTAGTATCCAAACGGCTGCAAATCTTGTTTCTAAAGGTTTAAGTACTCAGTTTTATATACCGTATCTTGATAACTTTATAATAGATGTAAATATCGATTTAAAAAAGATACAAGTTAAAAATTCGATTCAGATTCTTTATAATTCATAAACTATGCGATTTAATTTCATTACTATTTTTCCGAATTTAGTAGAGCCTTATTTTAAGGATTCTATCCTTGGTAGAGCTGTAAATAATAGCATTGTAAAACTTAAATTTATAAATCCGCGTGATTTTAGTAATGATAAACACTTAAAAGTCGATGACTATATGATAGGTGGTGGGGCTGGACTTCTTATGAAACCAGAGCCATTATTTGAAGCTATAAACTCTTTACAAGATACACATATCATTTATCTTACGCCATCAGGTAAAAAATTTACTCAAAATGATGCAAAAAGACTATCCAAACTTAGCGATATTACTTTTATCTGCGGAAGATATGAGGGGATAGATGAGAGGATCATAGAAGAAAAAGTAAATGAGGTTTTTTGTATAGGGGATTTTATACTTACTGGTGGAGAGCTTGGAGCACTTTGTATGTGTGATGCTATAGCAAGAAATTTAAATGGTGTTTTAGGCAACCCAGATTCTTTAGAAGTTGAAAGTTTCGAAGAGGGAATTCTAGAAGCTCCAAGTTTTACGAAACCATTTGTTTATCAAGGCTTGAGTGCTACTTCAGCTTTTTTAAAGGGTAATCATGATAAAATCAGCGTTTTGAAAAACAATATGGCGTTGTGTAAAACTAGGTTCTTCCGCCCTGATTTATATCAAAAAATTAAATCGCCAAAAAAACAGAAGGAAAAAAGATGAGAAACAAATATATAGAAGCATTTGAAAGTGCTCAAATTTCAAATAAGTCTGTGCCTGATTTTCGTGCTGGCGATACTTTAAGAATTGCTATTCGCATCAAAGAAGGCGATAAATCTAGAATCCAAAATTTTGAGGGCATATGT
The sequence above is a segment of the Campylobacter hyointestinalis subsp. lawsonii genome. Coding sequences within it:
- a CDS encoding SLAC1 anion channel family protein → MGRLANFHIMFFAVIMGLGGFGMAYKKLNEIMKFDDVGFVVFRVFVSAIFILIVFFYILKIFTNLDKVKEELSHPIKINFFATVPISMLILASLWQDVKFVYEILFYIGVVFQTYFTFYVISFWINKNLEIKHSNPAWFIPIVGNLIIIVGAKEIASWMWFYFSVAMFFWVVLFSLVFYRILFHDQLPSKFMPTLFIMIAPPAVGFLDYIKLTNSFDLVAIFLLNLAMFFTFLVIFMYKNFFNLKFFISWWAFTFPTAAVSIACFKAYEITNSIFFLNLANLIFILLVAMIVFISYHTIKNIVNQNICMPE
- the ffh gene encoding signal recognition particle protein, producing MFELIGESLKSAVNKLKFVDDEKALKNALETLKKSLLKADVYHKVTKELVSLVESDMKKGAIGQKQFLDSIKSNLINILTAPNDGNKSSGFVFASNPPTIVLMAGLQGGGKTTTTIKLANYLKSRKKRVLVAAADLQRLAAVEQLRQLCSANEIELFSIDGDNNPVNVAKEALKKAKDGLYDVLLVDTAGRLAIDEALMNELKEIKSALNPHEIFYVADAMSGQDGVRTAASFNEALGITGVILSKFDADTKGGVAIGIAHQVGIPLRFVGVGEKVADLESFIPDRIVGRILGEGDLATLAEKASTIIDEKEAKKLNKKIKKGEFNFNDFITQLESVKKLGSMKSLIGMIPGLGNMANQLKDIDLDNSDQIKHIKAMINSMTPKERENPDLLNNARKRRIAAGAGLDQISVNRFLKQFSSAAKLAKKFSNKDSMKGFASMMANANRPR
- the rpsP gene encoding 30S ribosomal protein S16, translating into MATVVRLTRMGRKKRPFYRIVVTDSRKRRDSGWIESIGYYNPMVEPEVIKFDAQRLAYWKSVGAKLSDRVAQITK
- a CDS encoding KH domain-containing protein: MVEEFLKEYAKLIADCPELIKVERVSLGENFDEIIVHASKADTGRLIGKDGKMINAIKTVIIGCKAKDPTSYRITVKAIEE
- the rimM gene encoding ribosome maturation factor RimM (Essential for efficient processing of 16S rRNA); this translates as MKSDFVEVCVLGKTVGLKGAVKLHNRSDFPEQFKKDAKFYDKKGKEFIIKSFDKTNSLVVFQNYEDIELAKSLVNTVLYRTIEDTKRFCKLKQDEFFYFDIIGCFVYEDDTLLGEILDIIEVGSGFLFSIQTAANLVSKGLSTQFYIPYLDNFIIDVNIDLKKIQVKNSIQILYNS
- the trmD gene encoding tRNA (guanosine(37)-N1)-methyltransferase TrmD; translation: MRFNFITIFPNLVEPYFKDSILGRAVNNSIVKLKFINPRDFSNDKHLKVDDYMIGGGAGLLMKPEPLFEAINSLQDTHIIYLTPSGKKFTQNDAKRLSKLSDITFICGRYEGIDERIIEEKVNEVFCIGDFILTGGELGALCMCDAIARNLNGVLGNPDSLEVESFEEGILEAPSFTKPFVYQGLSATSAFLKGNHDKISVLKNNMALCKTRFFRPDLYQKIKSPKKQKEKR